A segment of the Yersinia rochesterensis genome:
CTTGCTCAGCACTCACTGCGCTGACAAAAACCTGTGCCTGGGTAGCTTTTAAACGCTCGGCCAATAAACGACGACGGCCGGTGTCTAGTTCGGAAGCAAAATCGTCAAGCAGATACAGGCAACGCCGCCCGCTCTGTCGGGTGAGAAACTCACCCTGCGCTAACCGCAATGCGCACATCAGCAATTTAAGCTGACCACGCGATAGCAAATCTTCTACCGGCGTACCATCGGCCCGAATGCGAAAATCCGCTTTATGTGGCCCGACGGCGGTATAGGTTAGCGCTCTGTCACGCTCAAACTGCCGTTCCAGCAACTCACCATAGTCACTCTCTTTATCCCAACCGCGCTGGAAAGAGAAACTCAGGGCGAACTCTGGCAGGAACAGCGCGCATGTGGCTGAAATATCTGCCGCAATGGCGTCACTGTATGCCGCCCGCCACTCACTAATACGCTCAGCCAGCGGGATAATTTCCTGATCCCAGGCCCGGATTTGCGCATAGCGACTCACCTGGCGCAGCGCGGCGTTGCGCTGCTTAAGTAATCTTTTCAGATTGCTCCAGGCCATAAAAAAACCGGGTTCATTATGAAAGCAACCCCAGTCTAAAAAGGCACGCCGAAATTTTGGCCCGCCATTCAATAAAGTAAACCCTTCAGGAGTAATCAGTTGCATTGGCAACAATTGCGCCAATTCAGCCACTTTATGACCATCAGTGCCATCAATGCGCACCTTGGTATCACCTTGTCGGCTTTTGCTCAGCCCCACGGACGACTCACGCTCATTAGCATCAACCCGACCGTGCAATATAAACCCGGCACATTCGTGACGAATCACGCGGCCCGCCTGCAAACTACGA
Coding sequences within it:
- the recF gene encoding DNA replication/repair protein RecF (All proteins in this family for which functions are known are DNA-binding proteins that assist the filamentation of RecA onto DNA for the initiation of recombination or recombinational repair.), which gives rise to MALTRLLIKDFRNIESADLALASGFNFLVGPNGSGKTSVLEAIYTLGHGRAFRSLQAGRVIRHECAGFILHGRVDANERESSVGLSKSRQGDTKVRIDGTDGHKVAELAQLLPMQLITPEGFTLLNGGPKFRRAFLDWGCFHNEPGFFMAWSNLKRLLKQRNAALRQVSRYAQIRAWDQEIIPLAERISEWRAAYSDAIAADISATCALFLPEFALSFSFQRGWDKESDYGELLERQFERDRALTYTAVGPHKADFRIRADGTPVEDLLSRGQLKLLMCALRLAQGEFLTRQSGRRCLYLLDDFASELDTGRRRLLAERLKATQAQVFVSAVSAEQVADMVGEKGKMFRVEHGKIEVQPQD